One region of Triticum aestivum cultivar Chinese Spring chromosome 6B, IWGSC CS RefSeq v2.1, whole genome shotgun sequence genomic DNA includes:
- the LOC123138326 gene encoding uncharacterized protein: MLPMELNGPPFGQPTSSTQVPTQDDFDDIYKLTLLGLEFTWSAEDDPIRPVILEEMKKIKSGKDLVEEVKKIEKNINTAEQDSKCLEHEIPQIEEDELEDKEQDDEELQFPSDQVEDSSSTTPEEVQEAAVDEDEEPEIHWPIVIHERDVSGLPNPLDDMLPCDFFASNLHCMMPLLKVDLKNYLLGYDHIYPVSGITLICDDHNYFPRASSMLNETYHSHVSLELNDKYHPHVSIELTDLYHPKHVLYSYAYVIGYSIDDLEGITLVTCIVSLVECSFRLLLVHDPLHADQVRDDIPWDPGGPMAWG; this comes from the exons ATGTTGCCAATGGAGTTAAATGGTCCTCcatttggtcaaccaacatcttcaaCACAAGTGCCCACACAAGATGACTTTGATGATATATACAAGCTCACATTGCTTGGTCTAGAGTTCACTTGGAGTGCCGAAGATGATCCAATTAGGCCGGTGATActagaggaaatgaagaagatTAAGAGTGGAAAGGATCTAGTGGAAGAAGTAAAGAAGATTGAGAAGAACATCAACACTG CTGAGCAAGATAGCAAGTGCCTTGAGCATGAGATACCTCAGATTGAAGAAGATGAACTAGAAGAcaaggaacaagatgatgaagagcTGCAATTCCCAAGTGATCAAGTTGAAGACTCGTCATCTACTACTCCTGAAGAAGTACAAGAAGCTGctgtagatgaagatgaagaacctgagATTCATTGGCCTATTGTCATACATGAGCGTGATGTGTCAGGTTTACCCAATCCTCTTGATGACATGCTCCCTTGTGATTTCTTTGCTTCTAACTTGCATTGCATGATGCCATTACTTAAGGTAGATTTGAAAAACTATTTGCTTGGATATGATCATATATACCCTGTTAGTGGCATTACTCTCATTTGTGATGATCACAATTACTTTCCTCGTGCTAGTTCTATGCTTAATGAAACATATCATTCCCATGTTAGTCTTGAGCTTAATGATAAATATCATCCTCATGTTAGCATTGAGCTTACTGATTTGTACCATCCTAAACATGTGCTTTATAGCTATGCTTATGTAATTGGGTACTCTATAGATGATTTAGAGGGCATTACCCTTGTCACTTGTATTGTTTCCTTGGTTGAGTGCTCTTTCAGGTTGTTGCTTGTGCACGATCCACTACATGCTGACCAAGTTCGAGATGACATTCCCTGGGACCCAGGTGGACCCATGGCATGGGGATGA